The genomic region ATCTACGACCACCTGGTCGCTCATTTTCATCACGGTACCCTTTCCGTAGGTTTTATCCATTTTGTCAAGGGTAAGCTTTAAGGCTTTTAGTTTCGCTTCTTTCTCTTTATCGTTGCTCATGTATATGTATTAAAATATATCCAATTAAGGTGTGCTAAAATAATATAAGTTTTGTTGTAATACAATAAAAATGTAGGTACAATTATGGAATTATTCCAAATTCTTGGATAAGTTTTGGAATAAGCTCAAATTTTCTCACCTCAGTTAAAAATGTATCTTTGCCGAAATTTTTCTTAACCCTTAAATATTAGTATAGCATGCAACTGTACAATAAATTGAGCGCTAAGGAAAGAGAAGCACTATTAGAAGAAGCCGGTGAAGACAGGCTTACGCTCTCTTTCTATGCTTACGCAAAAATCGGAAACCCCGAACTTTTCAGAAATCATCTTTTTATCGCCTGGGACCAGATGGATGTTCTCGGTAGGATCTATGTGGCTCACGAAGGCATTAATGCCCAGCTTTCAGTTCCTGCCAGAAGGTTCAATGAATTCAAGAAATTTCTGGATGAAATCTATTTCCTGGAGAATGTTCGATTGAACATCGCCATAGAGCATGATATTAAATCCTTTCTAAAATTGAAGGTGAAAGTGCGTAAGAAGATCGTAGCAGATGGTCTTAATGATGATACTTTTGATGTAACCAATAAGGGTGTTCACGTAGATGCTGCGAGATTCAATGAACTAATAAATGATCCAAACACGGTGCTGGTAGATATGAGAAATCATTACGAGAGCGAAATTGGTCATTTTCAGGGAGCGATCACACCAGATGTGGATACCTTCCGGGATTCACTGGATATTATCGAAGAAGACCTAAAAGATCATAAGGAGGACAAGAATCTGGTGATGTACTGTACTGGAGGGATACGTTGTGAAAAAGCAAGTGCTTACTATAAACACAAAGGATTTCAGAATGTTTATCAACTTGAAGGCGGAATTATCGAATATACCCGTCAGGTAGATAATCAGCAACTGGAAAATAAGTTTATAGGTAAGAACTTTGTTTTTGATCATCGACGTGCCGAGCGAATTTCAGAGCATGTGATCGCACAGTGTCATCAATGCGGAAAAGCTTGCGATACGCATGTAAATTGTGCGAACGAAGCTTGTCATCTGCTATTTATTCAGTGTGAGGAATGTGCTGAAAAAATGGATAACTGTTGTTCTATAGATTGTAAAGAGATCCATGCCTTGCCTTATGAAGAACAGAAAGCATTGCGAAAAGGAAAAGGAGCCAGCAACAAGATCTTCAAAAAAGGAAGATCTGAAGTTTTGCGTTATAAGCAATAGCTTCTTCTAAATGGTAGAGCCAATTAATATTGGTATATTTACTGTTGAAAATTTTTATGAACCTCAAGGAGGTACTTTAGGGAATGCCGAATGCCCGGTATAAGGGCTGTGAAGATGAAGGAGATCCTGCACCAGAAAGCAAAGCGCTTAGACAGGATGATGTTTTACAGGCTATCTAAAGCTACGCCCTCAATATATATAACATATGGCTTGCACAAGTTGCTCGACCGGCAAAGACGGTCAGCCGAAAGGATGTAAGAACAACGGAACCTGTGGAACAGACAGTTGCAATAAACTGAGCGTTTTCGACTGGCTTTCAAATATGTCTCTTCCGGGAGGCGTGGAACCTTTTAATATCGTAGAAGTACGTTTCAAAAACGGCCGTAAACACTTTTATAGAAATACTGAAAATCTAAGTCTTAGTATTGGCGATGTAGTTGCTACGGAAGCCAGTCCGGGTCACGATGTAGGACAGGTTAGTCTTACCGGTGAGCTCGTTCGCGTACAGATGAAGAAGAAAAAAGTTGCGCAGGATTCCGAAGAAGTTCTGAAAATCTACCGTAAAGCTTCTCAAAGAGATATCGATGTCTGGCAGGAAGGAAGAGAGCGTGAGGAAAAGATCAAACAACGATCAAGACAGATCGCTATCAGGCTAAATCTTAGCATGAAAATTAGCGATATCGAGTTCCAGGGAGATGGTTCCAAAGCTACTTTTTACTACACTGCGGAAGATCGTGTGGATTTCAGACAATTGATTAAGGAATTTGCACGGGAATTCAATACCCGTATTGAAATGAAGCAGATCGGGCTTCGACAGGAAGCAGCCAGACTAGGAGGAATTGGTTCCTGTGGACGTGAACTATGTTGTTCTACCTGGCTTACAGACTTTAGATCTGTTAGCACTTCAGCAGCGAGATATCAGCAATTATCCCTTAATCCTCAAAAACTTGCAGGACAATGTGGGAAATTGAAATGCTGCCTGAACTATGAATTGGATACTTATCTGGAAGCACTAAAATCTTTTCCAAAAACCGACGTTAAGTTAAAGACCAAGAAAGGAACTGCCGTATGTCAAAAAATTGACATTTTTAAAGGTGCTCTTTGGTATGCTTATGAAGGAGAATGGATGAACTGGCACCAGTTGAGTCCGGAACAGGCCAATAAGATCGTAGCACTGAACAAAAAAGGTGAAGCAGCTACAAGCCTGGAAGAATATGAAACAGAAGTGATCCTGAGCGAAGAAAAATCGAAAGGATTCAATAATTCAGGAGGTGAAGATAGTCTTACGCGTTTTGATAAACCAAAACAGCAACAAAGTAAGAAACGAAATAAGAAAAGAAAGAAACGCAAACCAAACCCTACAAAGTCTAAGAATGCGTAAAGTTTTTTGCCTATTAATTTTTTTTTCAGCACTTGTAGTTGGCTGTGATGAAAAACGGGTTTTTGATGAATACCAGGCGGTACAGAAATGGCATAAAGATTCACTGGTCACCTTTGAACTGGAGGAACTGGACTCTACAAAGGTGTATGATCTTTTTATCAATGTGCGGAACAATAACCAGTACGCTTACAGTAATTTGTTTTTAATAACTGAAATCAGGTTCCCGCAGGGAAAGGTGATTAGCGATACTCTCGAGTATGAAATGGCTCAGCCAGATGGGAAATGGCTAGGTGAAGGTTATGGAGATATCAAGGAAAGTAAACTCTGGTATAAGGAAGATGTGAAATTTGAAGAATCGGGTAATTATAAAGTGAGCATACAACAGGCGATGCGCAAGAATGGTGATGTGGACGGAATCGAAGAACTGGAAGGAATTACCGATATAGGATTCAGAATTGAAATGAACGACAATTAATTTTTAGCATATAAATGGCCGCTACTACCAAGAAAACAAAGAAACCAGCGCATAGTAATCGCAAGTATATCGTAGGTTTCTGGACATTATTCGGAATTGGAATTCTAGCCGGAATTCTAATTTTTCTTTTTGCAGGTTGGGGATTCTTCGGAAAGATGCCTTCTTTTGATGAACTCGAAAACCCTGAAAACAACCTTGCTACCGAGATCTTTTCCGCAGATGGAGAAACCCTTGGGAAATATTACAGTGAGAACAGAACCCCGATCAAATATGAAGATCTGCCAGATCATTTGGTACAGGCTTTAATCGCAACTGAAGATGAACGTTTTTATCAGCATGCAGGAATTGATGCGAAAGGAACCGCCAGAGCTGCGGTTTACCTGGGAACAAGAGGTGGTGCAAGTACTATTACTCAACAGTTAGCAAAACAATTATTTACTGAAGATGTTGCGCAAAATGATGTGGAACGGGTGTTTCAGAAAGTAAAGGAATGGGTAATTTCAACGAGACTGGAGCGACAGTATACGAAGGAAGAGATCATTACAATGTACTTCAATAAATACGATTTTATCTACCAGGCGGTGGGAATTCGTTCCGCTTCCAAGATCTATTTTGATAAGGAACCTTCAGAATTGAAAATAGAAGAGTCGGCAGTTTTAGTAGGAATGCTTAAGAACTCGGCACTTTACAACCCAATGCGAAGACCGGAACTGGTTAAATCCAGAAGAAACCAGGTTTTTGAGCAAATGAATCGTAACGGTTTTATTTCTGAACAGGAAACAGATTCTCTGCAGAAGTTACCAATGAAAATTGAATTTACGCCGGAAGGACATGATGAAGGAATGGCCACTTATTTTAGAGCTTACCTTCAGGGTTTCATGAAAGAATGGATCGAAGAAAATCCAAAACCTGATGGATCTGAGTACAGTTTATATCGCGACGGACTAAAGATCTACACCAGCATTGATTCTAAAATGCAGGAATATGCAGAGAATGCAGTTACCAGCCACATTGCTAACCTTCAGAAATCATTTGATCGCCAGAACGAAAAGAACCCAACAGCGCCTTTCCGCGATATTACAGAAGATGAGGTAGAGTCAAGTATTCAGAATGCAATGAGAGTTTCTGCACGCTGGAAGAAAATGAAAGCACAGGGAAAATCTGATGCTGAGATCAAGAAATCCTTCAAAGAGAAAGCGGAAATGAGAGTTTTTAGCTGGAAAGGAACTATCGATACAGTGATGACTCCGCGTGATTCAATCCTTTACTATAAAGCATTTTTGCAAGCAGGTATGATGTCTATGGTTCCTCAAACCGGCGAAGTAAAAGCCTGGGTAGGAGGAATTGACTTTAAGCATTTCAAATATGAGCACGTTAAGCAGGGGAAAAGGCAGGTAGGTTCTACCTTTAAGCCTTTTGTGTACGCAACTGCAATAGATCAGCTTAAATTTTCACCCTGTGATACCTTACCAAGATCTAAATTTACGATCGAGGCCGGTAAACATGGGAACATGAAAGACTGGGCACCCAGAAACAGTGATAATGAATATTCAGGAATGCTTTCGCTCAAACAGGCGCTGGCGAGATCTGTAAATACCATTACTGCGCGATTGATCGATAAAACCGGTCCAGGACCCGTGATCGATCTACTTGGAAAACTGGGTATTGATACTGAAAATGTTCCTGCAGTACCTTCGATCGCACTGGGAACAGCAGATATCAGTCTTTTTGAGATGGTTTCTGCATACAGCACTTTTGCGAACCAGGGAGTTTATATCAAACCAGTAATGGTAAATCGTATTGAAGATAAAAACGGAACTGTGCTTTATCAAAATGTTCCAGAAACCAGGGATGTTCTTAGCAAAGAAGCGGCTTACGTGACTGTAAACCTATTGGAGGGCGTAACTCAGGGAGGTTCAGGGACCAGACTCCGTAATACCTGGGGAACCACCAATGCATTTTATAAGGATGTGATGACCGGTTATCCTTACGATTTTAAAAATCCGATTGCAGGTAAAACAGGGACCACTCAAAACCAAAGTGATGGTTGGTTTATGGGAATGGTACCAGACCTTGTCACAGGAGTATGGGTTGGAGCAGAAGATCGCGCAGTGCATTTTCCAGGAATACAGTATGGTCAGGGAGCCACCATGGCACTACCAATCTGGGGAATGTATATGAAAGACGTATATGCAAATCCAGATCTTAAAGTTTCCAAAGAAGCTTTTGAAAGACCGGAGAATTTGAGCATAGCAACAGATTGTGATAGCTATAATTCAGATAGTTCAAATGATGATTCGGTTCCAGACGAGCTTGATTTTTAAATAATCTTCAGTAATTCAGTATAATAATTCTGAAATATTCAGGTAAGCCAACTTCAGTCGTTGTATTGACCTTTTAAATTTTGTATTTTCGGATTAAATTCTGAAAAAATGATCATAAAAACGGTTGATAGCGTACAGAAGGCTACAGAAGGTGTAGAAGACGGAATGACTTTTATGCTAGGTGGTTTTGGACTCTGCGGAATTCCGGAGAACGCCATTTCTGAACTGGTACGCCTTAATATTAAAAATCTAACCTGTATTTCTAATAATGCGGGTGTAGATGATTTTGGACTTGGGCAATTACTTCACAAGAAACAGATCGATAAAATGGTCTCCTCATATGTAGGAGAAAATGCTATTTTCGAAAAACAAATGCTCAGCGGTGAACTTGATGTGGAATTAATTCCGCAGGGCACGCTTGCAGCAAGATGTCAGGCAGCACAACAAGGTTTTCCTGCGATCTATACACCAGCAGGTTATGGAACTGAAGTTGCAGAAGGTAAGGAAACCAGAGAGTTTGATGGAAAAATGTACGTACTTGAGGAAGCTTTCAAGGCAGATTTCGCTTTCGTAAAAGCCTGGAAAGGGGATAGAGCTGGGAACCTTATTTTTAAAGGAACAGCCAGAAACTTTAATCCGGTTATGTGTGGTGCGGCGAAGATTACCGTAGCTGAGGTGGAAGAACTTGTCGAGCCTGGAGAACTGGATCCTAACCATATCCATATTCCTGGAATTTTTGTACAAAGAATTTTCCAGGGAAAGGATTACGAGAAGAGAATTGAACAACGTACGGTTAGACAAAAAGATTAAGCGATGGCACTAGATAAAAACGGAATAGCACAACGAATTGCTAAAGAAGTAAAGGATGGGTATTATGTAAACCTTGGAATAGGAATTCCAACATTAGTGGCAAATTTTGTTCGCGATGATATTCAGGTAGAGTTCCAGAGTGAAAATGGAATACTTGGAATGGGTCGTTTTCCCCTGGATGGAGAAGAGGATGCTGATCTTATAAATGCCGGGAAACAGACGATCACTGCCAGACCCGGAGCAAGTTTCTTCGATTCTGCCACGAGTTTTGGTATGATTCGAGGGAAGCATGTAGATCTTACGATCCTTGGAGCTATGGAAGTAGCTGAGAACGGAGATATCGCCAACTGGAAAATTCCGGGGAAAATGGTCAAAGGAATGGGAGGAGCGATGGATCTGGTCGCTTCAGCAGAAAATATTATTGTGGCAATGATGCATACTAATAAGGCTGGAGAGTCTAAGTTGTTGAAGAGATGTTCTCTGCCGCTTACAGGCGTTGGTTGCGTTACTAAGATCGTAACTAACCTTGCGGTGATAGAAGTAACCGATAATGGCTTTAAATTGCTTGAAACGGCACCGGGTGTAAGTGTGGAAGACGTTCAAAATGCTACGGAAGGAAAACTCATCGTCGAAGGCGATATTCCTGAAATGCAGTTATAAAAAAAGCCGGATTTATTCCGGCTTTTTTTATGTTCTAATCGTGAATATCACTGTTTACGATTCCCGATCATCTTGTAGGTCTCGTCTATATAGCGATAGAAATCTTCATAATGTTTATCATCATCTTTGCGAATGAGCTTTTCACCCAGCCTCACGATTACTAGCCTATCTTCAGGAATTATGATCACATACTGTCCTAAAATACCCCGCATATAATAGATATCTTTTCCATTATAATCGCTTAGCCAGAAGCCGTAGCCGTAGTATGGTGAATCTTCGAACCTGGGTTTAGAAAGCTGTTCGATATAGGCAGAATCCAATAGTTGCTCGCCATTCCAGTGGCCGTTATTTAGTAATAATTTTCCAAATTTCCCAAAGTTTCTCGCATTGGTAGCGATACAGCAATATGCTTTCTCCATGGCAGATTCTTTACTGTCCAGTTGCCAGAGCGCATTATCCTTCATTCCCATTGGTTTCCAGAAACTTTCACTCAGGTAATTACTTAGTGTTTTGCCGGTAGCTTTTTCAATGACCATAGCGAGCAATTGTGTATTCCCGCTTAGATATTCAAATTTCTCTCCTGGATTTTTGACTACTTTCAAATCCAAAACCTGCTCCCGAATATCTTTCCCAAAGTAGGCACGGGCAGTTGATGCAAATGGATTGTAATAATTTTCATCCCAGTTTAGCCCGGAAGCCATTGAGGAAAGATCTCCAATTTTAAGTTTCTTGTCAAATTGAGGAAAAAAGTTTTCTACAGGCTGCTCAATATTTTCAAGGTATCCATCCTGAATTGCCTTGTACATAAGTAAGGTAACCACACTTTTAGCCATGGAAAAAGAATTCGTCTGGCTCGCAGCACCATATGCCTGATAATAATTTTCATAGACCAGGCTATCATTTTGAATGATCAAAAATGCCGCGGTCTCCAGTTCTTTGTGCAGACTATCCAGACTTCTGGTTGCTTTGATACTATTATAATCTTTTGCCAGCGGCCATTCCTGAATGTCTTCACCATTTTCTATAATGGCGTTTTCAAAGTAGGGATGATCATCGATAAAAGCAGTTTTGTGTCCGTTCAAATAAGTGGTTTGTACTGCACGCAAAATATATCCATAACCTGTCAAATAGAGGCCTATGGATAGAACAACGATAAATAATGCGATATAAAGGAGGAGCTTGAAAATCTTTTTCATGCTCTGAAAATAGCAAATTTAGAACAGACTTTGCTGTAAAGGTGGGTTTTCCAGATCCAGCAACCATTTCTTACGATGCAAACCGCCAGCGTAACCAGTGAGAGAACCATCACTTCCAATTACGCGATGACAGGGAACAACGATCCAGAGCGGATTCTTTCCATTTGCAGAGGCCACGGCTCTAATTGCTTTCTCATCGCCTAGTTTACGGGATAGTTCAAGATATGATATTGTAGTTCCATAGGGTATATTTCTGAGTTCTTCCCAAACTTTCTTCTGAAAGTCGGTTCCCTTCGGATTCAGTTTTAGATCAAATTGCTGTCTTCGTCCTGAAAAATACTCCTGAAGTTGTAAAATTGCTGTCTGAAGGATTTCAGGTGTTTCGGAAGATTCATCGGTAGAATCATCAACTTTTATTTCCTGAACTCCATTTTCATCTCCTGTGATCGTTGCGATACCAAGTGGTGTTCTAATGCTTACCTGTTTCATCCACATCAGGTTCATCACTATTATCTGAAGTAGAAGAGGTCTCCTGGTCCTGTTTTCTCTGGATGAGTCCGAGGCGTTTTGCGCGTCTTTCCCAGTTCTTTCTGGCAAGTACCTGCATGTCTTCCACACTATCGCTTTCGTCCATGATCTCCAGCCCTAAGAGTGTTTCGATAATATCTTCCATGGTTACAATTCCGGTGGTATTACCAAATTGATCTACGATCATGGAAATATGAGCGCGTTTTTCAACGAAGATCTCAAACAATTCAGGAATAGGCGTATTGTCATTCGTAACCAGAATATCCCTTTTTATGTTACTTAAGGGTTGCTCACCATGTTCATCGATCATCGCTTCAAGAACATCATCTTTCAGAATAAATCCAGAAACGTTATTTGATTTCTCCTTATAGACAGGGATTCTTGAGAATTTCAGGTTCTTATGGTTAGAATAGAAATCGCTTAGACTCATACTTTCGTCCTCTACGATCGCTACTGAAAATGGGGTCATCACATCTTTAGCTTCAATAGATTTAAATACGAGTAAGTTCTTGATAACTGTCGTTTCGCTTTCCTCAAAAACACCTTCTTCTTCTGCAGCATCGGTGATTGCAGCGAATTCTTCACGGCTCATCGTACTTACATGCGCAGATTTTCCGATCAATTTTGTAGTAAGCATCATTAGCCACAAAATTCCCGTGTACTTAAGTGGGAAGATCATGATATTAAGTGCTTTGGCGGTGAAATTACCTAATGATTGCCAGTAGGTAGCTCCAATGGTCTTCGGAATAATTTCAGAAAGTACAAGAATGGCCAGGGTCATGAGCGCTGAAACGATCATCACAGAATTTCCGCCATCACCAAAAGTCTTTTCAGCCTGAACACCCACAAGAATAGCTCCCACGGTATGTGCAATGGTATTTATGGTAAGAATTGCGATAAGCGGCTTATCTATATCCTTCTTTAGATTTGCCAGATCTTTAGCGTAACTCTTTCCTTCCTTTTTCCTAATTTTTATATATGATGGTGTAATACTTAGTAATGTGGCTTCCAGAATGGAGCACATAAAGGAGAAAAATATTGATAATACGGCAAAAATGATCAGTAATCCCATGCACTTTAATAAGTTAGAATGGCTAATTTATGTATTCTCAATTCAAATATTTAAAAAGAAATTATAAAACAAAAAGGTCTTTCGTACTGGAAAGACCTTTCTGGATTTTTGCTGATGGTTTAAGCAGCGATCAAAGGAGTTATTTTCGTTTCCCATTTTCGTGCCTGCTGTAATCGTATTTCAGGAGCAATAATGTCACTACCGGCTTCATCGTAGAAGCATATAGACTTTGTACTTTGCTTTTGCCTGGCAGCGAAATTTAAAGCCAGAAACTGAATTTTCTCTGAATTCCCTGCCTGTAGATCCTGATGCAACTGTATTGTAGCATATTGATTAAGATCAATGATCTCAAAATGATTCTCACTTCCAGCTTTGCCGAAAATTATTTTTTTATTGCTCACGTCCAGTGCTATAATCGTGTTGCCAATCTGTTCAAACTCGTCAATTTTCAGTTTATTTTGAGTAGCAAAATCATAAGCTCGTTGCTTCACTTTTGAGGTTTGAGCGTTACTTTTTAAAATAAGGTATATAATAGGTATTGCGAAAAGAGCCAGAAGTCCCAGCCCTAATATTAGAGATATAGTATCCATATTGATTTAGTATTTAAAATGAAATAAATGGTGCTTTTCAGGTATACAAACCTGAATTAGCGTGATGTAATTCATTCTATTTACCAGAAACTATGGAATGGATAGAGAATTTTCTTCAGGTGAAACTGAAACCTGAAATTTGTGAAAATCTGTAGACCTTCTTTTGCTTCTGAAGGTACCTCATCAAAACTATCATGGCTTCCGAAGAATTTTGAAAAATCGGACTCTTCAGCATTTACTTTTTCAGAGTAAGAAAAAGCTTCATCCGGCAGATATGCATTCTTGTTACTATGCGCCTGATTAAACTGAAATTCATCAGTAGGCTTTATTTCCGAAGAAACTCCGGTAGCATAAACATTCGTACCGCCTAGCAGGAATACCTGAAGCAGTAGTAAGCTTATCCATAAAAATTTACTGGATTTCATATAACAATGTTAAGCCAAAAACTGATTGCAGAAACAGAAGCAGTCTCATATTTTTCTAAAAATCAGGAAATTAATTTCACGGCATCTTTTGCGAAATATGAGGCGATCATATTCGCTCCGGCACGCTTAATAGCAGTTAACTGTTCCAGGATCACAGCGTCGTGGTCCAGCCATCCTTTCTCTGCCGCAGCTTTGATCATGGCATATTCACCACTTACCTGGTAGACGGCAACAGGTACATTTACAGCATTCTTAATGTCACGAACAATGTCCAGATAACACAGACCCGGCTTCACCATCACGATATCTGCACCCTCCTCGATATCCATCAAAGTTTCCTTGATAGCTTCATCCCGATTGGCAGGATCCATCTGGTAGGTTTTCTTATCACCAAAACCTGGAGCAGAATCCAGAGCATCCCTAAACGGGCCATAAAACGCGGAAGCGTATTTCGCAGAATAGCTCATAATGCCTGTGTCATGAAAACCTTCATCCTCGAGTAAAGTTCTCATCTCAAAGATTCTGCCATCCATCATATCACTGGGCGCTACAAAATCTGCACCTGCCTTAGCGTGAGATAAAGCCATCTCTGCCAGGATCGCGGTAGTATCATCGTTCAGGATCTTCCCATCATTTACAATCCCATCGTGGCCATAAGAGGAATATGGATCCAGGGCAACATCTGTCATGATAACCATCTCTGGCGCTACATCTTTCACGGTTTTCACGGCTCTTTGCATCAATCCATCTGGATTTATAGCTTCAGTACCCGCATTGTCTTTTAATTCATCCGGAACCTTTACAAATAGCAAAACCGACTTTAAACCAAGGCTCCATAGTTCTTTTATTTCCTGCTTTAAAAGATCAAGACTATATCTATAATATCCTGGCATCGAAGCGATCTCTTCCTTAACCTGTTTTCCTTCTACCACGAAAATTGGCACCAGGAAATCGTTTGGAGAAATAAAAGTTTCTCTAACCAGTGATCTTACAGATTCGTTCGTACGTAGTCTTCGGTTTCTTCTAAGCATTGTTTCAATTTTTAGTGTTGCTGCAGGCGCAGTATATTTTAAACCCAGTCCACAGGTCTTTCAAGCACCTGAATGAGTTTCTCTTCTTCACTTCCAGGTTCAGGATGATGATCATAAACCCATTGCACGTGCGGTGGAAGACTCATCAGGATACTTTCTATTCTTCCGTTGGTCTTTAGTCCAAATAAAGTTCCTTTATCATGTACAAGATTGAACTCTACGTAGCGTCCACGTCGAATTTCCTGCCATTTTCTATTCTCTTCAGAATAAGGCAAATTCTTACGTTTCTCCACGATCGGGACATAAGCCTGCAAAAATGAATCACC from Christiangramia sp. OXR-203 harbors:
- the hemB gene encoding porphobilinogen synthase codes for the protein MLRRNRRLRTNESVRSLVRETFISPNDFLVPIFVVEGKQVKEEIASMPGYYRYSLDLLKQEIKELWSLGLKSVLLFVKVPDELKDNAGTEAINPDGLMQRAVKTVKDVAPEMVIMTDVALDPYSSYGHDGIVNDGKILNDDTTAILAEMALSHAKAGADFVAPSDMMDGRIFEMRTLLEDEGFHDTGIMSYSAKYASAFYGPFRDALDSAPGFGDKKTYQMDPANRDEAIKETLMDIEEGADIVMVKPGLCYLDIVRDIKNAVNVPVAVYQVSGEYAMIKAAAEKGWLDHDAVILEQLTAIKRAGANMIASYFAKDAVKLIS